AATATCCTCTCCTCCCTTAATAACGCGCTGATTTCCCTGCCAGGCCCGGGTTTCCTGGTATACCGCGATATCAAATTCAAATACAGAATCTATCTGTACCTTCTCATCGCCACCAATAATTAAAGATGGATTTTCATTCAGTGGCTTCCTGCCGGGCATGTCCTCAGGCCCTTCTTCCAGCGTTGAATCAACATTGGCTGTAGCCAGGCTACGTACCTTTTCTTTCATTTTTTTCAGGAACTGCGCCTGTATAGAGGACCCGCAAAGGATACAAGCCAGGAATAACAACGCCCGCTTTTTCATAGGAATAGATTTACGGCAGCAATTTACATTAAATAAATTTACTATGAATATAACCGTAACGGATAAACGGATAAGCGGTTAACTAACCATCAGGCTACAGCCTCTTAGTGCAGAATTATCGAGCCGGCCCAATACTTCAAACCGGCCATCGGCATGGATCCTGCCGATATCATCGGTCGCAATAAAAGCGCAGGAGTAAATATTGGCGAGATCTATTACATTCATAACACCGGCGGCTTTGCCCGCTGTAATCTGGAAAGGGTCATTCTCATCACGCACCAGCACCTTCATCCAGGGCGGCGTTTCAAAAAATCCCTGTCCTTTGGAATAAGCCTGCGATAACAGCTCGGTCATGCCGTATTCCGCATGTACCGCCGCCACACCCAGCCTTTCTTTCAGAAAAGCATGCACCTCTTCCCGGGTCCATTCTTCCCGCCGGCCTTTCATACCACCGGTTTCCATCACAATGGTATGGTTCAATGTCAGTTGATACTGTTCGGTAAAATCCAGCAAACCGAAAGTCACGCCGATCAGCAACACGGGCTGCTTACGCGCTTCCAGGGCCTTCAGCGCCTGATACAACTTATCATGCTCATACAGGTAAAAGCCGCTTTCTTCTCTGCCACTGCGCACAATCATCTCCTGTACCATCCGTACCAGCGATGAATGCTGCCGCTCAAGATAAGAAGGCAGCAACCCCACCACCACATAGTCGCTCACCGGCCCATAAAACTGCTCAAAGGCCGTCATAAAGCTCTGTGTGTAAATAGCTGCATCCTTTACCAGGTGCCGGCTGTTGACCATTTGTGTAGTACCGCTGCTCTCAAAAACCAGCTGCGGCTCAAATGAACCACATACTACCTGGTGCGTTTTGAAGAACTGAATAGGCAGATAGGGAATCTCCAGTATACTTTTCACAGCCTCCGGGCGTTTGTGCAACGCATCCACATACGCGCGGTAAAGGGCGTTTTCCCGGTACTGATAGTGAAACAGCTCCAGGGCGGCGGCTTCCAGCCCATTTGGCTGCAATGAAAATATATGTTCCGGAGAAACGGCGGTCATGTATAGCTGTGTTTAAAATCGTACAAAGTTAGGGAGAAGAATAAATTTACCGGCAGGAAGTAACAATTGTATCAAAAAAAACGTTTTGTCAAAGATGGGTAGAGATAGCTGAATATTTGTATATTTCCTAAATTAATGTAGGTTTGTTTTATGAAGAAAATTCTGTTTTTGTTCCTGCTGGTCGGCCTTGTATATGCCTGTAAAAAAGATAAGGGTGTTGGCACTAAACCAATTCTCACGTTTAAAAGCTATTCCATTGATAGTGTAACAGCCACCACTGAGCAAATGACGGTTACCTTAAATGTACGGGACGGTGACGGAGATATAGAAGACACCCTGGCAATGGCTGTTTTTTATGATAGCATGGGCACCGCAGACTCTCTCTATGGCATCAAGAAAATGCCCGGCATAGGTATCAACAAAGGCAAATCAATAAATGCAGACGTCATCCTGCCACTTATCGGATCAGACTTCCTGCTGGGAACAGGCGACAGGCCGAATGACAGCATGCATTTTGCCATTTATATCATTGATAATGCAGGTAACTCCAGCGATACCATCTCTACACCCAAGATACCTTATAACAGATTACCATAATCATACAAAAGAATAATAGATCAGACCACTGATTAAACTGAATTATATACGTCAGTTTATTCAGTGGTCTGATTTTTTCCTCTTTACACAACCCCTTTTATTGTTTAGCTTTATCATTCATTTTTCAGCATATGGATAAAATAGAGGAGTTACAGTCGAAGATAAACGAAGCCATGTTAGGCGGTGGTGAAGCGCGTATCGCTTCCCAGCATAAGAAAGGCAAGTTGACCGCCCGGGAAAGATTACAGCTGTTGATGGATGAAGGTTCTTTTGAAGAACTGGATATGCTGGTCGCCAACCGTAACCGTGGCCTCACCAGTGAACAGGAACAGTTTCTGGGCGATGGCGTAGTAACCGGTTATGGTACCATCAATGGACGAATGGTGTATGTGTTCTCCCAGGACTTTACCGTATACGGCGGCAGTTTATCTGAACCGCATGCCCGTAAAATCTGCAAAGTAATGGACCTCGCCATGCAGAACGGTGCGCCGTTGATAGGGCTGAATGACAGCGGTGGTGCAAGAATCCAGGAAGGCGTGGTAAGTCTTGGTGGCTATGCAGACATCTTCTACCGCAATACCCGCGCTTCCGGCGTTATTCCACAGATCTCCGCTATCATGGGGCCCTGCGCCGGTGGAGCCGTATATTCTCCCGCCATTACCGATTTTATCATGATGGTGGAACAAACCTCTTATATGTTTGTAACCGGTCCAAACGTAGTGAAGACGGTTACCCATGAAGAAGTAACCTCCGAAGAACTGGGCGGTGCACACACCCATGCAACCAAAAGCGGCGTTACCCATTTCTCCTGTGCCAATGAAGTAGAATGTATTCAGAATATCAAACAGCTGCTCAGCTATATCCCGCAAAACTGTGAGGAAACAGCGCCGGTATATCCATATACACCTGCCAATGAGGTCAGGGAAGCCCTGAATACGCTGATCCCGGCCAATGCGAATCAGCCGTATGATATGAAAGAAGTGATCGGACATATAACGGACACGGATAGCTTTTTTGAAGTACATAAAGATTTTGCAGAAAATATTATCGTGGGCTTCGCCCGTATTGCCGGGAGAAGTATTGGTATTGTAGCCAATCAACCCGCTATCCTGGCAGGGGTGCTCGACATTCATGCCTCTGTGAAAGGCGCCAGGTTTACCCGCTTCTGTGACGCCTTCAATGTGCCGTTGCTCGTACTGGTAGATGTGCCCGGCTTCCTGCCCGGTACCGACCAGGAATGGAACGGGATCATCACCAACGGCGCCAAACTGTTGTTTGCGCTCAGCGAGGCCACCGTTCCAAAATTAACGGTCACCACCCGCAAAGCCTATGGTGGCGCGTATTGTGTGATGAACTCCAAACACATCGGGGCAGACCTGAACTTTGCTTTCCCACAGGCAGAAATAGCGGTGATGGGTGCTAAAGGCGCTGTGGAAATCATTTTCAAAAAAGAAATTGATGCCGCTCCGGATCCGGAAGCACGCATGAATGAACTGGTGGCAGACTATAAAGAAAGATTTGCCAATCCTTACCTGGCAGCAGAAAAAGGATATATTGATGAAGTGATTATACCCGACCAGACACGCGCAAAACTGATCAAAGGTTTTAAAATGCTTGAAAATAAAGTGGTAAATATGCCGAGAAAGAAACATGGCAATATACCTTTGTAGCAATTACGCCTGACAAATAACGAATGACAGCCATTACCCGTAGCTCTTTACAAAGATCTTCCCGCAAACTGTCATTCGTTATTCATCAGGGTAATGCTTACAAAAAGTAATTTGAATCAATGCTAAAAACCGCATTTAATCTCTTTCTTTTCACATCGATCTATATTTCGCTGTGTGCGCTGATGATGATCTGGCAAACCAATCAATTGCTGGACCTCCACTATCAGCAAAATACCTTCTATCTCTTTGTCTTCTTCTCTACTATATGCAGCTATAATTTTCACTGGTATCTGACGCCGGCTACTTACTCCTCTTCCGAAAGAATTCGCTGGGGAGAAAACCACCGCCCACTGATGCTCCTGCTCTGTGGTATCGGCATGATCGGCGCCCTGTATTTTTTCTGGCTGCTACGCGAACACTGGCTGGCACTGAGTGGCAGCGCCATATTGACGTTCCTCTATTCAGCGCCCAAATTGCCGCATAAAACGTTTACCTGGCTGCGGCGCATCGCTATCGGCAAAACACTGTTCCTCACTTTTGTATGGACCTACGTAACCACGCTGTTGCCCGCACTGGTGGCAGATCAGCCCATCACCTGGCCCGTGGCATTTATCACGCTGCACCGCTTCTTCCTCATCTATGCCATCTGTATCCTCTTTGATTACCGCGACCGGGAGTCCGATAAAAAAGAGGGGATCCGCAGCCTGATCACGTATCTCCCGCAAAAAGATCTTGATAAACTCTATTACGGCTCTCTGGCAATGGCTGCTGTAAGCGCCGCCCTGCTGGGCCCCTACACCACCATACCGGTTATTATCACCCTGATGATACCTGTGGCTGCCACCGCGCTGATCACCCGCAAAGCAGAACATACCCAATCGGATTATATGTTCTATTTTGTGCTGGATGGATTCATGGCATTGTCGGCCATGCTCCATTTAGCGATATACTAAATCCTAAATCCTTATTTTTGCTCCACCAGAACTATAAATCATTATGTCTAAAAAACAGAAATCCATATTCAACAAGGAATCACTGACATTCCTGGAAAGCTATCTGAACAATCCTTCTCCTACCGGTTTTGAGAAAGAAGGACAGAAACTCTGGCTGAAATATCTCGCACCGTATATCGACGAACATTTCGTGGACCCTTACGGTTCTGCGGTAGGTGTTATCAATCCTAAAGCGGCATTTAAAGTGGTGATTGAAGCGCATGCCGATGAAATCTCCTGGTTTGTAAACTACATCTCACCGGAAGGCTTGATCTATGTAATCCGCAATGGTGGCTCAGATCAACAAATTGCTCCTTCTAAAAGGGTGAATATTCATACGGAAAAAGGTACGGTGAAAGCTGTTTTCGGATGGCCGGCTATTCATACCCGCATCCGTAGCGGCGATGGTAAAGAACCACAACCTAAAGTAGAAAACATCTTCCTGGATTGCGGTGCACGCTCCCGCAAAGAAGTAGAAGACCTCGGCATCCACGTAGGATGTGTGGCTACTTTTGAAGATGGCTTTGAAGAACTAAACTACGATTATTATATCTGCCGCGCTATCGACAACCGCATCGGCGGCTTTATGATTGCCGAAGTAGCCAGACTGCTGAAAGAAAAGAAACAACAACTGCCTTTTGGTTTATATATCGTAAACGCCGTACAGGAAGAAGTAGGATTACGTGGTGCCGAAATGATCGCCAAACGCATTAAGCCCAACCTGGCTATCATCACGGATGTGACACATGATACCACCACACCGATGATCAACAAGAACATCGAAGGGGAGATCAAATGTGGCGGTGGTCCCAGCATTACCTACGGCCCTGCTGTACACAACATCCTCCGCGACCTGATCATTAAAACAGCCAAAAAGAATGATATCCCCCACCAGCTGCACGCCGTAAGCCGCAGCACCGGTACGGATACAGACGCTTTTGCCTATGCCAATGACGGTACACCATCTGCATTGATCAGTTTACCGCTGCGTTATATGCATACCACCGTGGAAATGGTGAAGAAAGATGATATTGAAAATACCATCCAGCTGATTTATCAGACACTCCTAAACATTACACCAAAAACAAATTTTCAATACCTCTAAATAGATATTTTGGGATTTACGGATTTTCTGATTTACGAATTTCGGGGATATAAAACCCCAAAATCAAAAAATCAAAAAATTCGTAAATCCCTGAATATTATTACTACGTTTGCTTCTCAATTAATAATCTATACGTATGCAAGATGTGCAGATCCGTCATGACTGGACGTTAGAAGAAATAAAAGCCATTTACAACACTCCCTTGCTGGAGCTGGTGTATCGTGCTGCCACTATTCACCGCCAATACCAGGATACAGCGGAAGTGCAGGTTTGCACCCTCCTCTCTATCAAAACCGGCGGTTGCCCCGAAGATTGTGCTTATTGCCCGCAGGCTGCCCGATATAATACAGATATAAACGTTCATGGTCTCATGAAAAAAGAGGACGTGCTGAGCTATGCCCAAAAGGCAAAAGATGCCGGCTCTACCCGTTTCTGTATGGGCGCTGCATGGCGCGAAATACGCGACAACCGCGACTTTGACCGTGTACTGGACATGGTAAAAGGCGTCAATGAAATGGGCATGGAAGTATGCTGTACACTGGGTATGCTGAATGCCGACCAGGCTAAAAAACTGGCAGATGCCGGCTTATATGCCTATAACCACAACCTGGATACGTCCAGGGAGCACTACGAAGAGATCATCACCACCCGTACTTATGACGATCGTTTACAAACGCTGGACAACGTCAGAAAAGCCGGTGTAAGCGTATGTTGCGGTGGTATTATCGGTTTAGGTGAATCGCATGAAGACCGTATCGCCATGTTGTATACCCTGAGCAGTTTGCCCAAGCATCCGGACTCCGTACCTATTAATGCACTAAGCCGTGTAAAAGGTACACCGCTGGAGCATCTGCCAAAAGTAGAGTTCTGGGATATGGTGCGTATGATTGCCACCACCCGGATCCTGATGCCACAAGCCATGGTTCGTCTGAGTGCAGGCCGCGCAGAAATGAGCATGTCCGACCAGGCATTATGCTTCATGGCAGGCGCCAACTCTATCTTTACCGGTGAAAAATTACTGACAACAGATAACCCTTCTTTTGAAGAAGACCATATGATGTTTGAACTGCTTGGACTGAAAGCCAGGGAAGCATTTAAAGAATCAGTGGAAGTATAATCAGCTGATTAAAAAATAAAAGCAAAGAACCCGTCTGGTAAAATATACCAGACGGGTTCTTTGCTTTTTTATATCCAACAAAAAACAACCATCCGGTCAATCCTTTAATCTGAAAATCCTGGTCGCATGATTTACTACATTTTCTACCGTAAAGCCATATCGCTTAAAGAGTTCTTTGGCGGGTGCGCTGACACCAAATATAGAAATACCGATAACGGCGCCGCGCTCTCCTACCCATTCATCCCAACCCTGAGGGGAAGCGGCTTCTACGGCCAGCCGCGCTTTAACAGCCGGTGGTAGTACTTCATAGCGGTATTCTTTCGGCTGTTCCCGGAATAACTCCCAGCTGGGCATGCTCACCACCCGGGCATCGATACCTGCTTCCAGGAGATGTTGCTGTGCTTCCAGGATCAGCTGCACTTCCGAGCCGGTAGCCATCAGGAGGATGTCTGCCCGGTCGCCCTTTTCCTTTGATAAAATATAGGCGCCTTTTGAAACATTGTCGGCAGACGCTACTTTATCCCGATCAAAAATGGGGAGTTTTTGCCGGGTAAGTACCAACATAGTGGGGCCTGTTGTTCTCGTTATGGCCACGCGCCATGCATAAGACGCCTCATTCGCATCAGCCGGACGGATAACGCAGAGGTGTGGCATCGCCCGGAGAGAGGCCAGTTGCTCAATGGGTTGGTGCGTAGTGCCATCTTCTCCCAAACCTATGCTGTCGTGCGTCATCACATAGATAACCGGTAGCTCCATGATACAGGCCAGCCGGATAGCGGGACGGGCATAGTCCGTAAAGATGAAAAAGGTAGCGGCAAAAGGCCGTACGCCGCCGTGTAACTGCAACCCCGAGCTGGCAGCACACATCACGTGCTCTCGGATACCCCAGGCGATGTTGCGGTTGGCATATTTATCTTTCTCTATATAACCGGAAGATTTGATCATCGTCAGGGTAGAAGGCTCCAGGTCGCCACTGCCGCCTATCAGCCAGGGTAGCTTATCGGCGATGGCATTGATAAAGTCTTTCGAGATTTCTCTCGTGGCTTTGGGGCCATCCTTCGGCTGGTATACCGGCACGGCCTTGTCCCAGTCCGGTGGTAGCTGTTGCGCCAGGTATTGATCCAGTTGCGACGCCAGGTCGGGATAATTTTTTTTGTACTCCGCCATCAGGGTCAGCCACTCCTGCTCCCATTGTTGCCCTCTTTCCACGGCCTTGTGCATATGTGCCTCTACATCTGCCGGTACCAGGAACTTTTCATCCGGAGGCCAGCCATAAAATTCTTTTGTGAGCCGGATCTCTTCTTCTCCCAATGGCGACCCATGTGCTTCAGGTGTGTCCTGCTTATGCGGGGAGCCATAACCTATATGCGTGCGCAGGATGATCATCGAAGGCTGGTCGGTGACCGTCCTGGCCCTTTCAAATGCCACGGAGATAGCCGCCAGGTTATTGCCTTCATCACCCAGATCCTGTACATGCCAGTGATAGGATTCAAACCGTTTGGCTACATCATCAGAATAAGACAGGGATGTGTTTCCTTCTATCGTAATGTGGTTGTTATCATACAAACAAATCAGCTTTCCCAGTCCGAGATGTCCCGCCACAGAAGCCGCCTCATGAGAAGCCCCTTCCATCAGGTCGCCATCACTGCAAAAAACATACGTATAATGATCGATGATCTTTTCTTCTTTATTAAAACAGGCAGCAAGGTGCGCTTCCGCCATTGCCATGCCTACAGCCGTCATGATCCCTTGTCCGAGTGGCCCTGTAGTCGTTTCAATACCAGGTGTATGCCCATACTCAGGATGACCGGGCGTAGGACTTCCCCATTGCCGGAAATTCCGGAGATCGTCCAGCGAAAGATCATAGCCGGTGAGATGTAACATCGCATATTGTAACATGGAAGCATGTCCGTTTGACAATACAAAACGATCACGATTGAACCACTGCGGGTTTTGCGGATTGAAGCGCAGGTGATCCATCCACAACACATAAGCTGCCGGCGCCAAAGCCATGGGCGTACCCGGATGGCCTGAATTGGCTTGCTGCACAGCATCCATTGCCAGGCAGCGAATGGTATTGATACTCTTCTCTTCTATGGTCATTGCTTTCATGAGCGGGAGGTTTATGACGGTCTTTCCACAAATAGGGTACCACTTAAAATTTTTGATTTTGGAATTTTGGAATTTAGAGATTTGGCTTCAATGTCGGTCTCCGCTGCATTTGTAAATTCCAAAATCAAAAAATTCCAAAATCAAAAAATCATTCCGCATGTTCCAACCTGATCTCCTCAAAAAAAGGCGTCCTTCTTTGTTCCACACACTTTGCAGCATACAGGTACAATGCAGCCGACCAGGTTTGCCAGTTCTGCCCCATAGGCTGACCATCCTTTGCACGGTGCCATTCATTGAAGCCATAATCCAGTTGCTGATCATTGACGGCTTTGATGGCGTGTGTGAGTGCGCGTAGCTTTTCTTCTGCCAACGCATATTTTTTTGCAGCTACTAACGCCGATATATATACGCCACAGATAAATGGCCATATGCCACCGTTGTGGTAGTCGCCGGGATTGTTGAACTGTTTATATCTCGGGCGCCAGTCGGGATCTTCGGGCTTTATGAAAGGGAAGAAGTTGGGAGGAAGATCCGGGCCCAGTTCACCGCGTTCCTGCATGACAAGGCACTCGGCTTCTATCCATGCTATCATATCTGAAGCACGGGCGGGCGAAGCGATGCCGGAGAGAATAGCCAGGCTGTTGCCCAGCAGGTCAAATCTTTCGCTGCTGTAGATCTTATACGACCAACAGGCATAGTATGGTTTGTATTTCACAGTGAGTCCTTCATGTACATGGCGGTGCATCACGTCGGCGCTGATGGTAAAAAGCCGCATAGCTTTCCGCAACCCGTTGGCTCTTTCCTGTTGCCCGCATAAACGCAGCGCACTGTACACAAGCGCATTTACATACAAGCCGTAGCCAAGCACCCATTGCTCATCGCGCCAGTCGCTGGTGGGTAGCTGCGCCACCAGGAAACGATCAGACGGACTCTGATACACCAGCCAGGTTAACGCCCTGTCCACCGCTTCCTGAAGAAAAGCGGTTTCACCGGTTAGTCGCCTGTAAATACCTACGCCTATCAAAAAAAGCGGGGTGGTGTCGCTGGCGCCACGGTCTTCCTTATCGTGTACGAGGGAAGGAATATGCCCGTGCTCCGTCTGGTTTTTTGCCATGGCTTCCAGGATGTCCCCGATGCTGGTTGTCAGCACTTCATTATGGGATACTGCCAACCCGAAAATAGAAAAGGCCAGATCACGGGTGTAGGGTTCAGGATAACCCCAGCCTGCGGTACGGGGCAGCCCCTTGTAAGGCCCGCGGCGGTTATGTAACAATACAGCTATTGCCGCCTGGCTCGCAGCGGCTACTTCTTCCGAAACAACATATGCTTTCATACAATCCCCAGTTTTTCGTGAACAATCTTCAAAAACCGTCGGGCAACCGTGCGGTAATCGAAATTTTCTACCACCCGTTTTCTGCCTGCGTGGCCCAGCTGATCACGCAGGGAAGAGTTGGTCATCAGCATCTCCAGGTGATGGGCGAGATCAGGAATGCTAGCCCGGTAACCCACTGTACGCGGGGTGTTAAAGATCACTGTGTGCCTGTTATCAAAACCGGCTTCCTCTCCCACGATCACTTCGCGCACCACTACATGTTCCGCTACATCCGCCAGCAAGGCGGTTTCCCCATGCACAAGCGTATCCAGCATCCCCATCGCTTTCAGGCTGAGTACCGGCTTCTCACACGCGCCTGCTTCCACCTGCGGCATACCAAAACCTTCCAGCCGCGAAGGCGCGGCATAGATATCACAGGCGCTCACCAGGAAAGGCATAAAGTCGCGCGATACTTTGCAGGTGGTATATACTACCTGTTTGTCGATACCCAGCTCTACTGCCAGTTTCCAGTCGGCGAAGTTCTGCAACTCCGTTCTGGCCTGCGGCCATACCTTGCATACATATTTCCAGGGAGGTACTTTCCCATTGATGCGCGCCAGTGCCTGCATTATTTCCTGCGCTCCTTTTGATGCAGCATCGCCGCCTACGGTGAGGATCATCAATTCTTCCTCCCTGATACCCAGCGATTGCCGCACAGCGGTAATTTTTGGGTCCTGTTTATCATAAGGCCGGAAAGCATCCGTGTCACATCCTACCGGCAGCACTTCAATATTACGCCCGTCAATACCATCTCTCTGGTACATTTCCTTTACCCATTGAGAAGTAACCAGGATCAGCGGTAGTGCATTAAGTACATCCTGGTAATTGGCGATATAACCATCTGCTACCAGCCAGGGCACCGCTGCAATGCCAAAACGCTGCGGATGCAATACCAGGTGAGGCAGATGCCCCCAATAACCAATACCTACTACTACATCCGGCTTAAACCACTGGTAATACCATTCTTTTTCCTGATCTGATTCTGCATGCGCGGCATGTGCATCTATTCCCAATGCCAGTAATCCTTTATACAACAGATCTCCTTGTGTGGAAAGACCGCCGGGAGCCGGCGGATAATCATATAATATTAATGCTCTCATAATACGCCTTTTTGGTGCAGCCATGCTTTAGCGTCCTTTGCCGTATAAAATTGCCAGAATGCCTCTGTAATCGGGGTGGTGCGGGCTTCCCAACTACTGCTATCAAATCCGTAAATGTTTGTAATGATGTTATATTTCTGCTGCCAGATATGTTCCGGCAGGGGGAGATAAATACCTGCATTTGTTGCTGCTATGGGAAGATGTTTTTTTTGTCCGTCGTGGTAAGCAAAGGTCCATAGCTCATCAGTGGTGATGCCGCCGCTGTACCATAAACTGATCACGGCTTCACTCACCTCTTCATGCCGGCGGTGCCGGGTATATTCACCGGAAGGGTTATGGGTAATGATCAGGTCTGCCGGTGTGTCGGGCAATAGTTGCAGTATGAGTGCGGCTACTTCCATGCCGGATAAGGGAAGTTGTTCGGGACCATCGTCCAGGTCAGCGATTACACCGGTGGCGCCGAGTGTACCGAGTGCATTGAAGAACCGCGGTGCGCGGTCGGGATCATTGGCGCGGCAAAGACTGATCACAAAACAGTGCCAGTCAGGATGACTGAGGATGGTTCCGCCGGCCCATAATGTTTCGTCATCAGGGTGCGCCACTATGA
The Chitinophaga sp. MM2321 DNA segment above includes these coding regions:
- a CDS encoding acyl transferase; the protein is MTAVSPEHIFSLQPNGLEAAALELFHYQYRENALYRAYVDALHKRPEAVKSILEIPYLPIQFFKTHQVVCGSFEPQLVFESSGTTQMVNSRHLVKDAAIYTQSFMTAFEQFYGPVSDYVVVGLLPSYLERQHSSLVRMVQEMIVRSGREESGFYLYEHDKLYQALKALEARKQPVLLIGVTFGLLDFTEQYQLTLNHTIVMETGGMKGRREEWTREEVHAFLKERLGVAAVHAEYGMTELLSQAYSKGQGFFETPPWMKVLVRDENDPFQITAGKAAGVMNVIDLANIYSCAFIATDDIGRIHADGRFEVLGRLDNSALRGCSLMVS
- a CDS encoding acyl-CoA carboxylase subunit beta; the protein is MDKIEELQSKINEAMLGGGEARIASQHKKGKLTARERLQLLMDEGSFEELDMLVANRNRGLTSEQEQFLGDGVVTGYGTINGRMVYVFSQDFTVYGGSLSEPHARKICKVMDLAMQNGAPLIGLNDSGGARIQEGVVSLGGYADIFYRNTRASGVIPQISAIMGPCAGGAVYSPAITDFIMMVEQTSYMFVTGPNVVKTVTHEEVTSEELGGAHTHATKSGVTHFSCANEVECIQNIKQLLSYIPQNCEETAPVYPYTPANEVREALNTLIPANANQPYDMKEVIGHITDTDSFFEVHKDFAENIIVGFARIAGRSIGIVANQPAILAGVLDIHASVKGARFTRFCDAFNVPLLVLVDVPGFLPGTDQEWNGIITNGAKLLFALSEATVPKLTVTTRKAYGGAYCVMNSKHIGADLNFAFPQAEIAVMGAKGAVEIIFKKEIDAAPDPEARMNELVADYKERFANPYLAAEKGYIDEVIIPDQTRAKLIKGFKMLENKVVNMPRKKHGNIPL
- a CDS encoding UbiA family prenyltransferase, whose translation is MLKTAFNLFLFTSIYISLCALMMIWQTNQLLDLHYQQNTFYLFVFFSTICSYNFHWYLTPATYSSSERIRWGENHRPLMLLLCGIGMIGALYFFWLLREHWLALSGSAILTFLYSAPKLPHKTFTWLRRIAIGKTLFLTFVWTYVTTLLPALVADQPITWPVAFITLHRFFLIYAICILFDYRDRESDKKEGIRSLITYLPQKDLDKLYYGSLAMAAVSAALLGPYTTIPVIITLMIPVAATALITRKAEHTQSDYMFYFVLDGFMALSAMLHLAIY
- a CDS encoding M42 family metallopeptidase codes for the protein MSKKQKSIFNKESLTFLESYLNNPSPTGFEKEGQKLWLKYLAPYIDEHFVDPYGSAVGVINPKAAFKVVIEAHADEISWFVNYISPEGLIYVIRNGGSDQQIAPSKRVNIHTEKGTVKAVFGWPAIHTRIRSGDGKEPQPKVENIFLDCGARSRKEVEDLGIHVGCVATFEDGFEELNYDYYICRAIDNRIGGFMIAEVARLLKEKKQQLPFGLYIVNAVQEEVGLRGAEMIAKRIKPNLAIITDVTHDTTTPMINKNIEGEIKCGGGPSITYGPAVHNILRDLIIKTAKKNDIPHQLHAVSRSTGTDTDAFAYANDGTPSALISLPLRYMHTTVEMVKKDDIENTIQLIYQTLLNITPKTNFQYL
- the bioB gene encoding biotin synthase BioB, encoding MQDVQIRHDWTLEEIKAIYNTPLLELVYRAATIHRQYQDTAEVQVCTLLSIKTGGCPEDCAYCPQAARYNTDINVHGLMKKEDVLSYAQKAKDAGSTRFCMGAAWREIRDNRDFDRVLDMVKGVNEMGMEVCCTLGMLNADQAKKLADAGLYAYNHNLDTSREHYEEIITTRTYDDRLQTLDNVRKAGVSVCCGGIIGLGESHEDRIAMLYTLSSLPKHPDSVPINALSRVKGTPLEHLPKVEFWDMVRMIATTRILMPQAMVRLSAGRAEMSMSDQALCFMAGANSIFTGEKLLTTDNPSFEEDHMMFELLGLKAREAFKESVEV
- the tkt gene encoding transketolase, translating into MKAMTIEEKSINTIRCLAMDAVQQANSGHPGTPMALAPAAYVLWMDHLRFNPQNPQWFNRDRFVLSNGHASMLQYAMLHLTGYDLSLDDLRNFRQWGSPTPGHPEYGHTPGIETTTGPLGQGIMTAVGMAMAEAHLAACFNKEEKIIDHYTYVFCSDGDLMEGASHEAASVAGHLGLGKLICLYDNNHITIEGNTSLSYSDDVAKRFESYHWHVQDLGDEGNNLAAISVAFERARTVTDQPSMIILRTHIGYGSPHKQDTPEAHGSPLGEEEIRLTKEFYGWPPDEKFLVPADVEAHMHKAVERGQQWEQEWLTLMAEYKKNYPDLASQLDQYLAQQLPPDWDKAVPVYQPKDGPKATREISKDFINAIADKLPWLIGGSGDLEPSTLTMIKSSGYIEKDKYANRNIAWGIREHVMCAASSGLQLHGGVRPFAATFFIFTDYARPAIRLACIMELPVIYVMTHDSIGLGEDGTTHQPIEQLASLRAMPHLCVIRPADANEASYAWRVAITRTTGPTMLVLTRQKLPIFDRDKVASADNVSKGAYILSKEKGDRADILLMATGSEVQLILEAQQHLLEAGIDARVVSMPSWELFREQPKEYRYEVLPPAVKARLAVEAASPQGWDEWVGERGAVIGISIFGVSAPAKELFKRYGFTVENVVNHATRIFRLKD
- a CDS encoding glycoside hydrolase 100 family protein, producing MKAYVVSEEVAAASQAAIAVLLHNRRGPYKGLPRTAGWGYPEPYTRDLAFSIFGLAVSHNEVLTTSIGDILEAMAKNQTEHGHIPSLVHDKEDRGASDTTPLFLIGVGIYRRLTGETAFLQEAVDRALTWLVYQSPSDRFLVAQLPTSDWRDEQWVLGYGLYVNALVYSALRLCGQQERANGLRKAMRLFTISADVMHRHVHEGLTVKYKPYYACWSYKIYSSERFDLLGNSLAILSGIASPARASDMIAWIEAECLVMQERGELGPDLPPNFFPFIKPEDPDWRPRYKQFNNPGDYHNGGIWPFICGVYISALVAAKKYALAEEKLRALTHAIKAVNDQQLDYGFNEWHRAKDGQPMGQNWQTWSAALYLYAAKCVEQRRTPFFEEIRLEHAE
- a CDS encoding glycosyltransferase family 4 protein, translated to MRALILYDYPPAPGGLSTQGDLLYKGLLALGIDAHAAHAESDQEKEWYYQWFKPDVVVGIGYWGHLPHLVLHPQRFGIAAVPWLVADGYIANYQDVLNALPLILVTSQWVKEMYQRDGIDGRNIEVLPVGCDTDAFRPYDKQDPKITAVRQSLGIREEELMILTVGGDAASKGAQEIMQALARINGKVPPWKYVCKVWPQARTELQNFADWKLAVELGIDKQVVYTTCKVSRDFMPFLVSACDIYAAPSRLEGFGMPQVEAGACEKPVLSLKAMGMLDTLVHGETALLADVAEHVVVREVIVGEEAGFDNRHTVIFNTPRTVGYRASIPDLAHHLEMLMTNSSLRDQLGHAGRKRVVENFDYRTVARRFLKIVHEKLGIV
- a CDS encoding PIG-L family deacetylase, whose translation is MQDPSSPVTPPQHNKSVVIIVAHPDDETLWAGGTILSHPDWHCFVISLCRANDPDRAPRFFNALGTLGATGVIADLDDGPEQLPLSGMEVAALILQLLPDTPADLIITHNPSGEYTRHRRHEEVSEAVISLWYSGGITTDELWTFAYHDGQKKHLPIAATNAGIYLPLPEHIWQQKYNIITNIYGFDSSSWEARTTPITEAFWQFYTAKDAKAWLHQKGVL